Proteins found in one Cetobacterium somerae genomic segment:
- a CDS encoding amino acid permease, which translates to MESKKLNWRMLAMMGFTIVWGFGNVVNNYANQGLTVVVSWVLILSLYFLPYALMVGEMGSVFDHKAGGVSSWVGSTYGPMIAYLAGWTYWVVHIPYLAQKPQSALVALSWVFFQNGDMIKTFNPLVLQSFVLGIFLLFLWLSSKGMNSLKRIGALAGTSMFFMGILYILLTVAAPSLMSINPATTDWSLATFMPKFDFTYFTTISMLVFAVGGCEKISPYVKDVENPHKNFPKGMLALAAMVGMSALLGSFAMGIMFNSGNIPADLKMNGQYYAFKLLGEYYGVGNALMVLYAVANTLSQISALMFSIDAPLKILIGEGDKNFIPAAFTKTNENGAPINGYKLTAVLVGILIIIPALGIGDMNNLYNWLLDLNSIVMPLRYLWVFLAYIGLRGLIKNKALSDSSGFKFVKNDKIATAIGVWCFAFTSFACLMGIFPKNIETFSSEWFFQITLNILTPVVLVGLGLIFPKIARKTNK; encoded by the coding sequence ATGGAATCAAAAAAATTAAACTGGCGTATGCTAGCCATGATGGGATTCACAATTGTTTGGGGATTTGGTAACGTTGTTAATAACTACGCAAATCAAGGTTTAACAGTTGTAGTTTCTTGGGTATTAATTCTTTCTCTTTACTTTTTACCATATGCACTTATGGTTGGAGAAATGGGATCTGTGTTTGATCATAAAGCTGGAGGAGTTTCAAGTTGGGTTGGTTCAACTTATGGACCTATGATAGCTTATCTTGCTGGTTGGACATATTGGGTTGTTCACATCCCTTATTTAGCACAAAAACCTCAAAGTGCACTAGTTGCTTTAAGTTGGGTTTTCTTCCAAAATGGAGACATGATAAAAACTTTTAATCCTTTAGTTTTACAGAGTTTTGTTTTAGGAATCTTCCTACTTTTCCTTTGGTTATCATCTAAAGGTATGAACTCTTTAAAAAGAATAGGAGCTCTTGCTGGAACATCTATGTTCTTCATGGGTATTTTATATATTTTATTAACAGTTGCTGCACCATCTCTTATGAGTATAAATCCTGCTACAACTGATTGGTCACTGGCAACATTTATGCCTAAATTTGACTTTACATATTTTACTACTATATCTATGTTAGTATTTGCTGTTGGTGGATGCGAGAAAATCTCTCCATACGTTAAAGACGTTGAAAATCCTCACAAAAACTTCCCTAAAGGGATGTTAGCACTTGCTGCTATGGTTGGTATGTCAGCTCTACTTGGTTCATTTGCTATGGGAATCATGTTTAACAGTGGAAACATCCCTGCTGACTTAAAAATGAATGGTCAATACTATGCATTTAAACTTTTAGGTGAGTACTACGGTGTTGGAAATGCACTTATGGTTTTATATGCTGTAGCTAATACTTTATCTCAAATATCAGCACTTATGTTCTCTATCGACGCTCCATTAAAAATATTAATTGGAGAAGGGGATAAGAACTTTATACCAGCTGCATTTACTAAAACAAATGAAAATGGAGCACCTATTAATGGATATAAGTTAACAGCTGTACTTGTTGGAATCTTAATTATAATTCCTGCACTTGGAATTGGAGATATGAACAACCTTTATAACTGGCTTCTTGATTTAAACTCAATTGTTATGCCACTTAGATACTTATGGGTATTCTTAGCATACATTGGACTTAGAGGATTAATTAAAAATAAAGCTTTAAGTGATAGTTCAGGATTTAAGTTTGTTAAAAATGATAAAATTGCAACTGCAATTGGAGTTTGGTGTTTTGCATTTACATCATTTGCATGTTTAATGGGTATCTTCCCTAAAAACATTGAAACATTCAGTTCTGAGTGGTTCTTCCAAATTACTCTTAACATTTTAACACCAGTTGTTTTAGTTGGACTTGGACTTATCTTCCCTAAAATAGCTAGAAAAACAAATAAATAG